In Plasmodium knowlesi strain H genome assembly, chromosome: 7, one DNA window encodes the following:
- a CDS encoding GDP-fucose protein O-fucosyltransferase 2, putative, which translates to MKGRTHIWVALLLVCLTPRFKNLDKDVSSPVCRTDDVYTGDAFFPFKKKKYILYDVNLGEGFNLQKEVLYRVALAVYYLNQEVRTQVHYLVLPPWCYLTHWGREKKHNRIKWSVFFNMKVLQNVIPVIEYTEYEKEFGPHADYILSYRHFIGDWSKMNEKKSFQFLDIEKCHVENYKLKKNLCKNCDYKYSVVYSGNCANVKGKKTECLEFFFITSYFVSSTLSDIFHYDIDSVLIKHGSNILVSFVNELVEANLEDVLPYSEDLINEGNQFVEKNFKSNNNYISCHLRYTDFRKISTYDVSPIEISLLKLLYIMFLRKSSIIFVSTDEKKQVKKVIDRQFSQYKNFFFFYENEKLHTGQVAIIDQWICIRSGTFVGNIFSRFSMHIKWERSLIGKGGQDHNLDLCGYSINTDEGLRKKYSDIQDTHLDEEALQKLHPLYMRLSQTDKKFLRTICYDFAHHYPQNVSIYRRGYVPPELWGVSNGGKKNA; encoded by the exons ATGAAGGGCAGAACGCACATTTGGGTTGCCCTCCTATTGGTTTGCCTAACCCCGCGTTTTAAAAATCTAGACAAGGATGTTTCTTCTCCTGTATGCAGAACTGATGATGTGTACACGGGTGatgcttttttccctttcaagaagaaaaaatacatcctCTATGATGTGAACCTCGGAGAAGGCTTCAAT CTGCAGAAGGAAGTACTGTACCGAGTGGCGCTTGCCGTGTACTACCTCAACCAGGAGGTGCGGACACAAGTGCATTATCTTGTGTTGCCCCCCTGGTGCTACCTCACCCACtggggaagggagaaaaaacacaACAGAATTAAGTGGAGCGTTTTCTTCAACATGAAGGTTTTGCAAAATGTGATCCCCGTGATAGAGTACACTGAATATGAAAAAGAGTTTGGGCCACACGCGGACTACATTCTTTCGTATCGACATTTCATTGGAGATTGGTCcaaaatgaacgaaaaaaagagtttCCAATTTCTGGACATAGAGAAATGTCACgtggaaaattataaattgaaaaaaaatttatgtaaaaattgtGACTATAAATATTCAGTTGTATATTCAGGAAATTGCGCAAATgtcaagggaaaaaaaacagaatgtttagaatttttttttataactagCTATTTTGTAAGCTCCACTCTTTCAGACATATTTCACTACGACATTGATTCTGTCCTTATCAAACATGGCAGCAACATACTGGTGTCTTTTGTGAACGAATTGGTGGAAGCAAATTTGGAGGATGTTCTCCCATACAGTGAAGATTTAATAAATGAGGGAAACCagtttgttgaaaaaaattttaagtccAATAATAACTACATAAGTTGCCATCTCAGGTATACGGACTTTAGGAAAATCTCCACATATGATGTCTCGCCTATAgaaatttcccttttaaaaTTGCTTTACATCATGTTTTTGCGAAAAAGTagcataatttttgtttcaacTGATGAGAAAAAGCAAGTTAAAAAAGTGATTGATAGGCAATTTTCTCagtataaaaattttttttttttttacgaaaatgaaaagttgcACACAGGACAGGTTGCTATAATTGATCAGTGGATTTGCATACGTTCAGGAACATTTGTGGGGAATATCTTTTCAAGATTTAGCATGCATATAAAATGGGAGCGATCTTTAATTGGTAAGGGTGGTCAAGATCACAATTTGGATCTTTGCGGTTACAGTATTAACACTGATGAGGGgttgcgaaaaaaatattccgaTATTCAAGATACACACCTCGATGAGGAAGCCTTGCAGAAGCTGCACCCCTTGTACATGCGCCTATCGCAAACagataaaaaattcctcAGGACCATTTGCTACGACTTTGCGCATCACTACCCCCAGAATGTGAGCATCTACCGCAGGGGGTATGTGCCTCCTGAGTTGTGGGGGGTGAGTAACGGCGGCAAAAAAAACGCTTAA